In one Nicotiana tomentosiformis chromosome 6, ASM39032v3, whole genome shotgun sequence genomic region, the following are encoded:
- the LOC138894281 gene encoding uncharacterized protein has protein sequence MVSELASGVWTLYTYGASNIKGSGLGIVLITHSGETLRQAIRTVPLTNNEAEYEALIARLELAWVLDSEVIEIKCDSQLVVNQVYGTFETKEERMQQYVVKVQALLARFLEWSITHILREDNAEADALANLGSSTGIKGSKSGMVVQLMNSVLDTDGYYEVNATNLVWDWRNKIIDYLEHRKVPEDPKESSALRAKAAQYSFKIGQLYRKSFQGPLARCLGASEANYVMREVHEGICGNHSGGDSLVLKLVKQDITGPV, from the coding sequence atggtatCCGAATTAGcatcaggggtttggaccttatatACATACGGAGCatccaacataaaagggtccgggcttggtatagtcttaatcacgcattcaggggaaaccctaaggcaagccattagaacagtccctttaactaacaatgaagcagagtatgaagctttgattgcaaggCTCGAATTGGCATGGGTACTTGACTCTGAGGTCATCGAAATCAAGTGCGATTcacaactggtggtaaatcaggtctacggaaccttcgaaaccaaagaggagcgcatgcaacaatacgtagtAAAGGTACAGGCTTTGTTGGCGCGATTTCTGGAATGGTCGATTACTCATATCCTGAGGGAAGATAACGCAGAAGCAGACGCATTGGCTAACCTTGGATCATCGACGGGAATAAAGGGATCAAAATCCGGgatggtagtacaactgatgaactcagtcctagatacagatggttactatgaggtaaatgcgactaatttggtctgggactggagaaataaaattATTGATTATCTCGAGCATAGAAAGGTACCCGAAGACCCCAAAGAATCCAGTGCACTACGAGCCAAAGCAGCACAATATAGCTTCAAGataggccaattgtatagaaaatctttccaaggcccgttggcccgatgcttaggggcatccgaagctaactatgtcatgagagaggttcacgaagggatatgcggcaaccatTCAGGTGGAGATTCCTTAGTGTTGAAGCTGGTaaagcaggatattactggccccgtATAG